In Liquorilactobacillus nagelii DSM 13675, the following proteins share a genomic window:
- the lacB gene encoding galactose-6-phosphate isomerase subunit LacB, producing the protein MIIALGNDHIVTSVKMQISDFLKANGHQVIDVGTYDNTRTHYPIYGLKVADLVRDGKADLGVVLCGTGVGISTAADKNIGIRAALVGDVASAKYAKEELNANVISFGGAVVGEHLAEDLVAAFLDAEYHETPENKKLIEKINQVEEDNSQQHDNPHFFDHELKLWSEGYYHD; encoded by the coding sequence ATGATTATTGCACTAGGAAACGATCATATTGTTACAAGTGTTAAAATGCAGATTTCAGATTTTTTAAAAGCTAATGGACATCAAGTAATTGATGTTGGTACCTATGACAATACTCGCACGCATTATCCAATTTACGGTTTGAAAGTTGCTGATTTGGTACGTGATGGGAAAGCTGACTTAGGGGTTGTTCTTTGTGGAACAGGTGTTGGTATTTCGACAGCAGCAGATAAGAATATTGGGATTCGCGCTGCTTTGGTTGGTGATGTTGCCTCAGCAAAATACGCTAAAGAAGAATTGAATGCTAATGTGATTTCATTTGGTGGAGCAGTTGTCGGTGAACACTTGGCAGAAGATCTTGTTGCTGCATTTTTAGATGCTGAATATCATGAAACGCCAGAAAATAAGAAATTAATTGAAAAAATTAATCAAGTTGAAGAAGATAATTCTCAACAACATGATAATCCACATTTCTTTGATCATGAGTTGAAATTGTGGTCAGAAGGATACTATCACGATTAA
- the lacA gene encoding galactose-6-phosphate isomerase subunit LacA encodes MKIALAADKAGFELKEHIKKFLTDKGYDVLDLTAAPAVDFVDSSVKLAQTVLAKKADRGVMFDEYGVGSAMASNKVHGMVTANVTEENTAHMTTQHNGAKAIAIGAGIVGPKLAENIVKAYLSVNYAGGRHQIRLDMLEKMY; translated from the coding sequence ATGAAAATCGCATTAGCAGCAGATAAAGCAGGATTTGAACTGAAAGAACACATTAAAAAGTTTTTGACAGATAAGGGATATGATGTCCTTGATTTAACGGCAGCACCAGCAGTGGATTTTGTTGATTCATCTGTTAAACTTGCTCAGACCGTTTTGGCTAAAAAAGCTGATCGTGGAGTGATGTTTGATGAATATGGTGTCGGCTCAGCGATGGCTAGCAATAAAGTTCATGGGATGGTTACAGCAAATGTCACTGAAGAAAATACGGCCCATATGACTACGCAACATAATGGTGCAAAAGCAATTGCTATTGGAGCTGGAATTGTTGGTCCTAAATTAGCTGAGAATATTGTAAAAGCATATTTGAGCGTTAACTATGCAGGTGGACGTCATCAAATTAGATTGGATATGCTGGAGAAAATGTACTAA